A window of the Thalassophryne amazonica chromosome 11, fThaAma1.1, whole genome shotgun sequence genome harbors these coding sequences:
- the LOC117520210 gene encoding transmembrane O-methyltransferase homolog translates to MWLMAVSVPLLSAVIFASSRYRVNISTLWHHVHSWALRLLRGRVCVTSTHAFVFSTCTHGNADSVIQAFDLYSETHPSLCIGPHMGEALDEVMRRVRPSEVLELGMHVGYSSVRLLRLLPPAGRLITVECDPFTAALGEEIILVAGFKYSQFCVLTCTSTEAIPKLKMDPVVRTNPGSSKGFSVVLMDHDPQQYLPDLMSLETMKLLCPSGCTILLINQNQRAEDLRETLDYIRSKPDCYCINTELHRMIEVFYHHEDARAED, encoded by the exons ATGTGGCTGATGGCCGTTTCCGTTCCTCTGCTTTCTGCTGTCATCTTTGCATCCAGTCGTTATCGTGTCAACATTTCCACTCTGTGGCACCACGTTCACTCCTGGGCCCTCAGACTGCTGCGAGGGCGCGTGTGTGTGACGAGCACCCACGCCTTTGTCTTCTCAACGTGCACCCACGGCAATGCTGACAGTGTTATTCAGGCCTTTGACCTTTACTCTGAGACACACCCCTCTCTCTGCATCGGCCcacacatgg GTGAGGCGCTGGACGAAGTGATGAGACGTGTCCGACCATCCGAAGTGCTGGAGTTGGGGATGCATGTTGGATACAGTTCAGTCCGCCTGCTACgcctgctgccccctgctggcagGCTGATCACAGTGGAGTGTGACCCCTTCACAGCAGCTTTGGGGGAAGAGATcatcctggtggcaggtttcaaaTACTCACAG TTCTGTGTGTTGACATGCACTTCAACTGAAGCCATCCCAAAGCTGAAGATGGATCCTGTTGTCAGGACCAATCCAGGATCCAGTAAGGGCTTCAGTGTGGTACTGATGGACCACGACCCCCAGCAATACCTTCCAGACCTGATGTCTCTGGAGACAATGAAGCTCCTCTGCCCCTCTGGCTGCACCATTCTTCTGATTAACCAGAACCAAAGAGCTGAGGATCTTAGAGAAACCCTGGATTACATCAGATCCAAGCCTGACTGTTACTGCATCAACACCGAGCTTCACCGTATGATTGAGGTCTTCTATCACCATGAAGATGCTCGAGCAGAAGACTGA